The following coding sequences are from one Delphinus delphis chromosome 19, mDelDel1.2, whole genome shotgun sequence window:
- the RAB34 gene encoding ras-related protein Rab-34 isoform X3, producing MNILAPVRRDRVLTELPQYLRKEAALHVHKDFHPRVTCACQEHRTGTVGRFKISKVIVVGDLSVGKTCLINRFCKDTFDKNYKATIGVDFEMERFEVLGVPFSLQLWDTAGQERFKCIASTYYRGAQAIIIVFNLNDVASLEHTKQWLADALKENDPSSVLLFLVGSKKDLSTPAQYMLMEKDALKVAQEMKAEYWAVSSLTGENVREFFFRVTALTFEANVLAELEKSGSRRIGDVIRINSDDSNLYLTASKKKPMCCP from the exons ATGAACATTCTGGCGCCGGTGCGGAGGGACCGCGTCCTGACGGAGCTGCCCCAG tACCTGAGGAAGGAGGCCGCTTTGCACGTGCACAAAGACTTCCACCCCCGCGTCACCTGCGCCTGCCAGGAGCACCGGACAGGCACCGTGGG CAGATTTAAGATCTCCAAGGTCATTGTGGTGGGGGACCTGTCAGTGGGGAAGACTTGTCTCATTAATAG GTTCTGCAAAGACACCTTTGATAAGAACTACAAGGCCACCATCGGAGTGGACTTTGAGATGGAACGATTTGAGGTGTTGGGCGTCCCCTTCAGTCTGCAGCT CTGGGACACCGCTGGACAGGAGAGGTTCAAATGCATTGCATCGACCTACTACCGAGGAGCTCAAG CCATCATCATCGTTTTCAACCTGAATGATGTGGCCTCCCTGGAACATACCAA GCAGTGGCTGGCTGATGCACTCAAGGAGAATGACCCTTCCAGTGTGCTTCTCTTCCTCGTGGGTTCCAAGAAGGACCTGAGT ACTCCTGCTCAGTATATGCTAATGGAGAAAGATGCACTCAAGGTGGCCCAAGAGATGAAGGCCGAGTACTGGGCAGTCTCATCTCTCACTG GTGAAAATGTCCGGGAATTCTTCTTTCGTGTGACGGCACTGACCTTTGAGGCCAACGTGCTGGCTGAGCTGGAGAAATCGGGGTCCCGGCGTATTGGGGATGTTATCC GCATCAACAGTGATGACAGCAACCTCTACCTAACTGCCAGCAAGAAGAAGCCCATGTGTTGCCCGTGA
- the LOC132415120 gene encoding protein PROCA1-like, producing MTPDSAPIMLLPRRSPHPHLNINRLPSWERGHLLAGVASSTDASTFSSEGEFKDTDRCCWKHRKCTGHIIHPFTSDYGHHDVHLHCISHCDCDSRLKDCSEKTYSSSGDVDLTCSQDVDSACFNIIQCPCFELIPEGECVERFWCGCYRPVSVAVIHHPIHHECGADDLNQEEEEKEEEEEEEEEEEEESKPPIPTQVGPPALLTNTGMGMVTGTPDLATPITIWRSESPTGKSQGNKMIKKIKKKKGKEKDKEEETDEKAKVKKKVKKGKLTKKKSPVKSESPSDLSQSLSPRELARMSESSPDSWRDLDSYNDPGREEPSSKDIVESLSPRKREKNGVQAMKPRMKTSPVKKVNMRKYPPASNPNLS from the exons ATGACTCCAGATTCAGCTCCTATTATGCTTCTTCCAAGAAGGTCACCCCATCCCCATCTCA ATATAAACAGGTTACCCAGCTGGGAGAGAGGACATCTGCTGGCTGGTGTAGCGTCCAGCACTGACGCATCTACCTTCTCCTCTGAAG GTGAATTCAAGGACACTGACAGGTGCTGCTGGAAACACAGAAAGTGCACCGGGCACATCATCCATCCCTTCACCTCTGACTATGGCCACCACGACGTGCACCTGCACTGTATCAGCCACTGTGACTGTGATTCTAG GCTGAAGGACTGCTCAGAGAAGACATATAGCAGTTCCGGAGATGTGGACCTAACCTGCTCCCAAGATGTGGACTCGGCCTGTTTCAACATCATCCAGTGCCCATGCTTTGAGCTCATCCCAGAGGGAGAGTGTGTGGAGCGGTTCTGGtgtggctg CTACAGGCCTGTCTCTGTGGCAGTGATCCACCATCCCATCCACCATGAGTGCGGGGCAGATGACCTAaaccaagaagaggaagagaaggaggaggaggaggaggaggaggaggaggaggaggaagaaagcaaGCCTCCCATCCCGACCCAGGTGGGGCCCCCTGCCCTCCTCACCAACACAGGTATGGGCATGGTCACAGGTACCCCTGACTTAGCAACTCCCATCACCATCTGGCGTTCCGAAAGCcccacagggaagtcccagggcaaTAAGATGATcaagaagataaagaagaaaaagggaaaagagaaagacaaggagGAGGAGACGGATGAAAAAGCAAAGGTGAAGAAAAAAGTCAAGAAGGGCAAGTTGACTAAGAAGAAAAGCCCAGTTAAATCAGAATCACCTTCAGACTTAAGCCAATCGTTAAGCCCAAGAGAGTTGGCCAGGATGTCAGAGTCCAGCCCAGACAGCTGGCGAGATCTGGACAGTTACAATGACCCTGGGCGGGAGGAACCCTCCAGTAAGGATATTGTGGAGTCTTTATCacccaggaagagagagaagaacggGGTCCAGGCCATGAAGCCCAGGATGAAGACCTCACCAGTCAAGAAGGTCAACATGAGGAAATATCCCCCAGCATCAAACCCCAATCTCAGTTGA
- the RPL23A gene encoding large ribosomal subunit protein uL23, which translates to MAPKAKKEVPAPPKAEAKAKALKAKKAVLKGVHSHKKKKIRTSPTFRRPKTLRLRRQPKYPRKSAPRRNKLDHYAIIKFPLTTESAMKKIEDNNTLVFIVDVKANKHQIKQAVKKLYDIDVAKVNTLIRPDGEKKAYVRLAPDYDALDVANKIGII; encoded by the exons ATGGCGCCGAAAGCGAAGAAGGAAG tcCCTGCCCCTCCCAAAGCCGAAGCCAAAGCAAAAGCTTTGAAGGCCAAGAAAGCAGTGTTGAAAGGCGtacacagccacaaaaaaaagaagatccgGACGTCACCCACCTTCCGACGGCCCAAAACACTGCGGCTCAGGAGGCAGCCCAAATATCCTCGGAAGAGCGCCCCTAGGAGAAACAA GCTTGACCACTATGCCATCATCAAGTTCCCCCTCACCACCGAGTCAGCcatgaagaaaatagaagacaACAACACACTGGTGTTCATTGTGGATGTCAAGGCCAACAAGCACCAGATTAAACAGGCTGTGAAGAAGCTCTATGACATTGACGTGGCTAAGGTCAACACCCTGATCAG GCCTGATGGAGAGAAGAAGGCATATGTTCGACTGGCTCCTGACTATGACGCTTTGGATGTTGCCAACAAA attgggATCATCTAA
- the RAB34 gene encoding ras-related protein Rab-34 isoform X2, with protein sequence MNILAPVRRDRVLTELPQYLRKEAALHVHKDFHPRVTCACQEHRTGTVGFKISKVIVVGDLSVGKTCLINRFCKDTFDKNYKATIGVDFEMERFEVLGVPFSLQLWDTAGQERFKCIASTYYRGAQAIIIVFNLNDVASLEHTKQWLADALKENDPSSVLLFLVGSKKDLSTPAQYMLMEKDALKVAQEMKAEYWAVSSLTGLKLLPVSGENVREFFFRVTALTFEANVLAELEKSGSRRIGDVIRINSDDSNLYLTASKKKPMCCP encoded by the exons ATGAACATTCTGGCGCCGGTGCGGAGGGACCGCGTCCTGACGGAGCTGCCCCAG tACCTGAGGAAGGAGGCCGCTTTGCACGTGCACAAAGACTTCCACCCCCGCGTCACCTGCGCCTGCCAGGAGCACCGGACAGGCACCGTGGG ATTTAAGATCTCCAAGGTCATTGTGGTGGGGGACCTGTCAGTGGGGAAGACTTGTCTCATTAATAG GTTCTGCAAAGACACCTTTGATAAGAACTACAAGGCCACCATCGGAGTGGACTTTGAGATGGAACGATTTGAGGTGTTGGGCGTCCCCTTCAGTCTGCAGCT CTGGGACACCGCTGGACAGGAGAGGTTCAAATGCATTGCATCGACCTACTACCGAGGAGCTCAAG CCATCATCATCGTTTTCAACCTGAATGATGTGGCCTCCCTGGAACATACCAA GCAGTGGCTGGCTGATGCACTCAAGGAGAATGACCCTTCCAGTGTGCTTCTCTTCCTCGTGGGTTCCAAGAAGGACCTGAGT ACTCCTGCTCAGTATATGCTAATGGAGAAAGATGCACTCAAGGTGGCCCAAGAGATGAAGGCCGAGTACTGGGCAGTCTCATCTCTCACTG GCCTGAAACTGCTCCCTGTGTCAGGTGAAAATGTCCGGGAATTCTTCTTTCGTGTGACGGCACTGACCTTTGAGGCCAACGTGCTGGCTGAGCTGGAGAAATCGGGGTCCCGGCGTATTGGGGATGTTATCC GCATCAACAGTGATGACAGCAACCTCTACCTAACTGCCAGCAAGAAGAAGCCCATGTGTTGCCCGTGA
- the RAB34 gene encoding ras-related protein Rab-34 isoform X4 gives MNILAPVRRDRVLTELPQYLRKEAALHVHKDFHPRVTCACQEHRTGTVGFKISKVIVVGDLSVGKTCLINRFCKDTFDKNYKATIGVDFEMERFEVLGVPFSLQLWDTAGQERFKCIASTYYRGAQAIIIVFNLNDVASLEHTKQWLADALKENDPSSVLLFLVGSKKDLSTPAQYMLMEKDALKVAQEMKAEYWAVSSLTGENVREFFFRVTALTFEANVLAELEKSGSRRIGDVIRINSDDSNLYLTASKKKPMCCP, from the exons ATGAACATTCTGGCGCCGGTGCGGAGGGACCGCGTCCTGACGGAGCTGCCCCAG tACCTGAGGAAGGAGGCCGCTTTGCACGTGCACAAAGACTTCCACCCCCGCGTCACCTGCGCCTGCCAGGAGCACCGGACAGGCACCGTGGG ATTTAAGATCTCCAAGGTCATTGTGGTGGGGGACCTGTCAGTGGGGAAGACTTGTCTCATTAATAG GTTCTGCAAAGACACCTTTGATAAGAACTACAAGGCCACCATCGGAGTGGACTTTGAGATGGAACGATTTGAGGTGTTGGGCGTCCCCTTCAGTCTGCAGCT CTGGGACACCGCTGGACAGGAGAGGTTCAAATGCATTGCATCGACCTACTACCGAGGAGCTCAAG CCATCATCATCGTTTTCAACCTGAATGATGTGGCCTCCCTGGAACATACCAA GCAGTGGCTGGCTGATGCACTCAAGGAGAATGACCCTTCCAGTGTGCTTCTCTTCCTCGTGGGTTCCAAGAAGGACCTGAGT ACTCCTGCTCAGTATATGCTAATGGAGAAAGATGCACTCAAGGTGGCCCAAGAGATGAAGGCCGAGTACTGGGCAGTCTCATCTCTCACTG GTGAAAATGTCCGGGAATTCTTCTTTCGTGTGACGGCACTGACCTTTGAGGCCAACGTGCTGGCTGAGCTGGAGAAATCGGGGTCCCGGCGTATTGGGGATGTTATCC GCATCAACAGTGATGACAGCAACCTCTACCTAACTGCCAGCAAGAAGAAGCCCATGTGTTGCCCGTGA
- the RAB34 gene encoding ras-related protein Rab-34 isoform X1: MNILAPVRRDRVLTELPQYLRKEAALHVHKDFHPRVTCACQEHRTGTVGRFKISKVIVVGDLSVGKTCLINRFCKDTFDKNYKATIGVDFEMERFEVLGVPFSLQLWDTAGQERFKCIASTYYRGAQAIIIVFNLNDVASLEHTKQWLADALKENDPSSVLLFLVGSKKDLSTPAQYMLMEKDALKVAQEMKAEYWAVSSLTGLKLLPVSGENVREFFFRVTALTFEANVLAELEKSGSRRIGDVIRINSDDSNLYLTASKKKPMCCP, translated from the exons ATGAACATTCTGGCGCCGGTGCGGAGGGACCGCGTCCTGACGGAGCTGCCCCAG tACCTGAGGAAGGAGGCCGCTTTGCACGTGCACAAAGACTTCCACCCCCGCGTCACCTGCGCCTGCCAGGAGCACCGGACAGGCACCGTGGG CAGATTTAAGATCTCCAAGGTCATTGTGGTGGGGGACCTGTCAGTGGGGAAGACTTGTCTCATTAATAG GTTCTGCAAAGACACCTTTGATAAGAACTACAAGGCCACCATCGGAGTGGACTTTGAGATGGAACGATTTGAGGTGTTGGGCGTCCCCTTCAGTCTGCAGCT CTGGGACACCGCTGGACAGGAGAGGTTCAAATGCATTGCATCGACCTACTACCGAGGAGCTCAAG CCATCATCATCGTTTTCAACCTGAATGATGTGGCCTCCCTGGAACATACCAA GCAGTGGCTGGCTGATGCACTCAAGGAGAATGACCCTTCCAGTGTGCTTCTCTTCCTCGTGGGTTCCAAGAAGGACCTGAGT ACTCCTGCTCAGTATATGCTAATGGAGAAAGATGCACTCAAGGTGGCCCAAGAGATGAAGGCCGAGTACTGGGCAGTCTCATCTCTCACTG GCCTGAAACTGCTCCCTGTGTCAGGTGAAAATGTCCGGGAATTCTTCTTTCGTGTGACGGCACTGACCTTTGAGGCCAACGTGCTGGCTGAGCTGGAGAAATCGGGGTCCCGGCGTATTGGGGATGTTATCC GCATCAACAGTGATGACAGCAACCTCTACCTAACTGCCAGCAAGAAGAAGCCCATGTGTTGCCCGTGA